The proteins below come from a single Drosophila teissieri strain GT53w chromosome 3L, Prin_Dtei_1.1, whole genome shotgun sequence genomic window:
- the LOC122618497 gene encoding nuclear valosin-containing protein-like isoform X1, whose amino-acid sequence MKKAKPLLHDHLITIRVKKYLEEHIGETYLDVKQMTRELMQKYPEYSRRKFGPFRQLVHQAFSIISESYNLDKVSSSEEDCVSEEFEAPPTNSVMNNMMNSLYSQPRKPLAPKPISEPIDISSGDDNDDDSNTNTTNGDGAAAASASAAPPAVQANALKRLMEDVPEIAVAPKKTVKPNTIHIPQTESVPKLHAGVGHRAKNHLEDAGARSKDHRNAPGLYQQLHQNQNRDRPRKYKKELEVQHTTESFRDIGGMDSTLKELCEMLIHIKSPEFYFQLGLLPSRGLLLHGPPGCGKTFLARAISGQLKMPLLEIPATELIGGISGESEERIREVFEQAIGYSPCVLFIDEIDAIGGNRQWASKDMERRIVSQLISSLDNLKANEFGQSVVVIAATTRPDVLDPGLRRIGRFDHEIAIHIPSRKERREILRIQCEGLSIDPKLNYDKIAELTPGYVGADLMALVSRAASVAVKRRSMKKFRELHAASEKNMTTVTLDDDEPSEEAGEKAEQTTVADSKDKETATDAEAEPKADGDKETSDKEKSEGDSPKTETSEKVTNGKSPKKSQKKSPEKPTDAAMEVDEVATEEPKKAVEQKVDSSSNEEYYEPTLAELTNFLDNPPEEFADPNFCLTLIDFVDAIKVMQPSAKREGFVTVPDTTWDDIGALEKIREELKLAVLAPVKYPEMLERLGLTAPSGVLLCGPPGCGKTLLAKAIANEAGINFISVKGPELMNMYVGESERAVRACFQRARNSAPCVIFFDEFDSLCPKRSDGGDGNNSGTRIVNQLLTEMDGVEERKGVYILAATNRPDIIDPAILRPGRLDTILYVGFPEQSERTEILKATTKNGKRPVLADDVDLDEIAAQTEGYTGADLAGLVKQASMFSLRQSLNNGDTNLDDLCVRSQHFKEALQQLRPSVNEQDRKIYDKLRLKYAAPRVPTMDDK is encoded by the exons ATGAAGAAAGCCAAGCCGCTGCTGCACGACCATCTGATAACGATCCGAGTAAAGAAG TACCTCGAGGAGCACATCGGGGAAACCTACCTGGATGTGAAGCAGATGACCAGGGAGTTGATGCAAAAGTACCCGGAATATTCGCGTCGCAAATTCGGACCCTTCAGACAGCTGGTGCACCAAG CGTTCTCGATCATATCGGAAAGCTACAACTTGGACAAGGTAAGCAGTTCCGAGGAAGATTGCGTTAGCGAGGAATTCGAGGCGCCACCCACCAATAGTGTGATGAACAATATGATGAACAGCCTGTATAGTCAAccaagaaagccgctggcgCCCAAGCCGATCAGCGAGCCGATCGATATATCCAGTGGTGATGACAACGACGATGACTCGAATACAAACACAACCAACGGAGatggtgctgcagctgcatctgcatctgctgctcctccagcagtTCAGGCCAACGCCTTAAAACGCCTGATGGAGGATGTGCCGGAGATCGCAGTGGCTCCAAAGAAAA CAGTTAAACCGAATACTATTCACATCCCCCAGACGGAGTCCGTGCCAAAAC TGCATGCAGGTGTGGGGCATCGGGCTAAGAATCATTTAGAGGACGCCGGTGCGCGTTCCAAAGACCACCGCAATGCACCTGGCTTATATCAGCAGTTgcaccaaaaccaaaatcggGACCGCCCGAGAAAGTACAAAAAGGAGTTGGAGGTGCAGCATACCACGGAAAGTTTCCGGGACATTGGCGGTATGGATAGCACCCTGAAGGAGTTATGCGAGATGCTGATCCACATTAAGTCGCCGGAGTTCTACTTCCAATTGGGACTACTGCCTTCGAGGGGTTTATTGCTGCATGGGCCGCCCGGCTGTGGCAAAACCTTTCTTGCTCGTGCCATTAGCGGG CAACTAAAAATGCCACTGCTGGAAATACCGGCCACGGAGCTAATTGGTGGCATCTCTGGTGAGTCGGAAGAGCGGATTCGCGAGGTCTTTGAACAGGCCATAGGCTACTCCCCTTGTGTGCTTTTCATCGATGAGATCGACGCCATCGGAGGGAATCGTCAGTGGGCGTCCAAGGATATGGAACGTCGCATTGTGTCGCAGCTGATTAGCAGTTTGGACAACCTTAAGGCCAACGAGTTTGGTCAATCAGTTGTCGTCATAGCTGCCACCACGCGTCCCGATGTCCTGGACCCTGGACTACGTCGCATCGGTCGCTTCGATCACGAAATTGCCATACACATCCCGTCGCGTAAGGAGCGGCGTGAAATCTTGCGCATCCAGTGCGAAGGTTTGTCCATCGATCCAAAGCTTAACTATGATAAGATTGCCGAGCTTACACCGGGATATGTCGGTGCTGATCTGATGGCTCTCGTCAGCCGAGCTGCTTCTGTGGCCGTGAAACGTAGGTCGATGAAGAAGTTCCGTGAACTGCACGCTGCCAGTGAGAAGAACATGACAACGGTCACTTTGGATGACGACGAACCCAGCGAGGAGGCAGGTGAAAAGGCTGAACAAACAACTGTTGCTGACTCAAAAGATAAGGAAACTGCAACAGATGCAGAGGCAGAGCCAAAGGCAGATGGTGACAAGGAAACCTCTGATAAGGAGAAATCAGAAGGCGATTCACCCAAAACGGAAACCTCAGAAAAAGTGACCAACGGCAAATCACCTAAGAAATCGCAGAAGAAATCACCGGAGAAGCCAACGGATGCGGCCATGGAAGTAGATGAAGTCGCTACCGAAGAGCCCAAAAAAGCCGTTGAGCAGAAAGTGGACTCCTCCTCCAATGAAGAATACTACGAACCCACGCTGGCCGAGCTGACCAATTTTCTAGACAACCCGCCTGAGGAGTTCGCAGACCCAAACTTCTGCCTGACTCTCATCGATTTCGTAGATGCCATTAAGGTGATGCAGCCTTCCGCCAAGCGCGAGGGCTTTGTTACAGTGCCGGACACCACTTGGGATGACATTGGTGCCCTAGAAAAAATTCGCGAGGAGCTTAAGCTGGCTGTTTTGGCTCCGGTCAAGTATCCGGAGATGCTCGAACGTCTTGGGCTGACTGCTCCGTCAGGCGTTCTGCTGTGTGGTCCACCAGGTTGCGGCAAAACGCTTTTAGCCAAGGCTATTGCCAATGAGGCTGGCATCAATTTTATATCGGTGAAGGGGCCCGAGCTTATGAACATG TATGTTGGCGAAAGCGAACGCGCTGTGCGTGCCTGCTTCCAACGTGCCCGTAACTCTGCACCTTGCGTCATCTTCTTCGACGAGTTCGACTCCTTGTGCCCCAAGCGATCGGATGGTGGCGATGGTAATAATTCGGGAACTCGTATAGTTAATCAACTGCTGACCGAAATGGATGGCGTCGAGGAGCGCAAGGGTGTATACATATTGGCAGCCACCAACAGACCAGATATCATTGATCCGGCCATCCTGCGACCGGGTCGCCTGGACACCATTTTGTACGTTGGTTTCCCCGAGCAGAGCGAACGTACTGAGATTTTGAAGGCCACAACCAAG AACGGAAAGCGTCCAGTTCTGGCCGATGATGTAGATCTTGATGAAATTGCTGCCCAAACTGAGGGTTATACTGGCGCTGACCTGGCGGGACTGGTTAAGCAGGCCTCCATGTTCTCCCTGCGCCAATCTCTAAACAATGGCGACACAAACCTTGACGATCTGTGCGTACGCAGCCAGCATTTCAAGGAAGCTTTACAGCAGCTTCGCCCCTCAGTTAACGAACAG GACCGCAAAATATACGATAAACTGCGCCTGAAATACGCTGCACCTAGGGTACCCACCATGGATGATAAGTAA
- the LOC122618497 gene encoding nuclear valosin-containing protein-like isoform X3: MKKAKPLLHDHLITIRVKKYLEEHIGETYLDVKQMTRELMQKYPEYSRRKFGPFRQLVHQAFSIISESYNLDKVSSSEEDCVSEEFEAPPTNSVMNNMMNSLYSQPRKPLAPKPISEPIDISSGDDNDDDSNTNTTNGDGAAAASASAAPPAVQANALKRLMEDVPEIAVAPKKTVKPNTIHIPQTESVPKRVGHRAKNHLEDAGARSKDHRNAPGLYQQLHQNQNRDRPRKYKKELEVQHTTESFRDIGGMDSTLKELCEMLIHIKSPEFYFQLGLLPSRGLLLHGPPGCGKTFLARAISGQLKMPLLEIPATELIGGISGESEERIREVFEQAIGYSPCVLFIDEIDAIGGNRQWASKDMERRIVSQLISSLDNLKANEFGQSVVVIAATTRPDVLDPGLRRIGRFDHEIAIHIPSRKERREILRIQCEGLSIDPKLNYDKIAELTPGYVGADLMALVSRAASVAVKRRSMKKFRELHAASEKNMTTVTLDDDEPSEEAGEKAEQTTVADSKDKETATDAEAEPKADGDKETSDKEKSEGDSPKTETSEKVTNGKSPKKSQKKSPEKPTDAAMEVDEVATEEPKKAVEQKVDSSSNEEYYEPTLAELTNFLDNPPEEFADPNFCLTLIDFVDAIKVMQPSAKREGFVTVPDTTWDDIGALEKIREELKLAVLAPVKYPEMLERLGLTAPSGVLLCGPPGCGKTLLAKAIANEAGINFISVKGPELMNMYVGESERAVRACFQRARNSAPCVIFFDEFDSLCPKRSDGGDGNNSGTRIVNQLLTEMDGVEERKGVYILAATNRPDIIDPAILRPGRLDTILYVGFPEQSERTEILKATTKNGKRPVLADDVDLDEIAAQTEGYTGADLAGLVKQASMFSLRQSLNNGDTNLDDLCVRSQHFKEALQQLRPSVNEQDRKIYDKLRLKYAAPRVPTMDDK; this comes from the exons ATGAAGAAAGCCAAGCCGCTGCTGCACGACCATCTGATAACGATCCGAGTAAAGAAG TACCTCGAGGAGCACATCGGGGAAACCTACCTGGATGTGAAGCAGATGACCAGGGAGTTGATGCAAAAGTACCCGGAATATTCGCGTCGCAAATTCGGACCCTTCAGACAGCTGGTGCACCAAG CGTTCTCGATCATATCGGAAAGCTACAACTTGGACAAGGTAAGCAGTTCCGAGGAAGATTGCGTTAGCGAGGAATTCGAGGCGCCACCCACCAATAGTGTGATGAACAATATGATGAACAGCCTGTATAGTCAAccaagaaagccgctggcgCCCAAGCCGATCAGCGAGCCGATCGATATATCCAGTGGTGATGACAACGACGATGACTCGAATACAAACACAACCAACGGAGatggtgctgcagctgcatctgcatctgctgctcctccagcagtTCAGGCCAACGCCTTAAAACGCCTGATGGAGGATGTGCCGGAGATCGCAGTGGCTCCAAAGAAAA CAGTTAAACCGAATACTATTCACATCCCCCAGACGGAGTCCGTGCCAAAAC GTGTGGGGCATCGGGCTAAGAATCATTTAGAGGACGCCGGTGCGCGTTCCAAAGACCACCGCAATGCACCTGGCTTATATCAGCAGTTgcaccaaaaccaaaatcggGACCGCCCGAGAAAGTACAAAAAGGAGTTGGAGGTGCAGCATACCACGGAAAGTTTCCGGGACATTGGCGGTATGGATAGCACCCTGAAGGAGTTATGCGAGATGCTGATCCACATTAAGTCGCCGGAGTTCTACTTCCAATTGGGACTACTGCCTTCGAGGGGTTTATTGCTGCATGGGCCGCCCGGCTGTGGCAAAACCTTTCTTGCTCGTGCCATTAGCGGG CAACTAAAAATGCCACTGCTGGAAATACCGGCCACGGAGCTAATTGGTGGCATCTCTGGTGAGTCGGAAGAGCGGATTCGCGAGGTCTTTGAACAGGCCATAGGCTACTCCCCTTGTGTGCTTTTCATCGATGAGATCGACGCCATCGGAGGGAATCGTCAGTGGGCGTCCAAGGATATGGAACGTCGCATTGTGTCGCAGCTGATTAGCAGTTTGGACAACCTTAAGGCCAACGAGTTTGGTCAATCAGTTGTCGTCATAGCTGCCACCACGCGTCCCGATGTCCTGGACCCTGGACTACGTCGCATCGGTCGCTTCGATCACGAAATTGCCATACACATCCCGTCGCGTAAGGAGCGGCGTGAAATCTTGCGCATCCAGTGCGAAGGTTTGTCCATCGATCCAAAGCTTAACTATGATAAGATTGCCGAGCTTACACCGGGATATGTCGGTGCTGATCTGATGGCTCTCGTCAGCCGAGCTGCTTCTGTGGCCGTGAAACGTAGGTCGATGAAGAAGTTCCGTGAACTGCACGCTGCCAGTGAGAAGAACATGACAACGGTCACTTTGGATGACGACGAACCCAGCGAGGAGGCAGGTGAAAAGGCTGAACAAACAACTGTTGCTGACTCAAAAGATAAGGAAACTGCAACAGATGCAGAGGCAGAGCCAAAGGCAGATGGTGACAAGGAAACCTCTGATAAGGAGAAATCAGAAGGCGATTCACCCAAAACGGAAACCTCAGAAAAAGTGACCAACGGCAAATCACCTAAGAAATCGCAGAAGAAATCACCGGAGAAGCCAACGGATGCGGCCATGGAAGTAGATGAAGTCGCTACCGAAGAGCCCAAAAAAGCCGTTGAGCAGAAAGTGGACTCCTCCTCCAATGAAGAATACTACGAACCCACGCTGGCCGAGCTGACCAATTTTCTAGACAACCCGCCTGAGGAGTTCGCAGACCCAAACTTCTGCCTGACTCTCATCGATTTCGTAGATGCCATTAAGGTGATGCAGCCTTCCGCCAAGCGCGAGGGCTTTGTTACAGTGCCGGACACCACTTGGGATGACATTGGTGCCCTAGAAAAAATTCGCGAGGAGCTTAAGCTGGCTGTTTTGGCTCCGGTCAAGTATCCGGAGATGCTCGAACGTCTTGGGCTGACTGCTCCGTCAGGCGTTCTGCTGTGTGGTCCACCAGGTTGCGGCAAAACGCTTTTAGCCAAGGCTATTGCCAATGAGGCTGGCATCAATTTTATATCGGTGAAGGGGCCCGAGCTTATGAACATG TATGTTGGCGAAAGCGAACGCGCTGTGCGTGCCTGCTTCCAACGTGCCCGTAACTCTGCACCTTGCGTCATCTTCTTCGACGAGTTCGACTCCTTGTGCCCCAAGCGATCGGATGGTGGCGATGGTAATAATTCGGGAACTCGTATAGTTAATCAACTGCTGACCGAAATGGATGGCGTCGAGGAGCGCAAGGGTGTATACATATTGGCAGCCACCAACAGACCAGATATCATTGATCCGGCCATCCTGCGACCGGGTCGCCTGGACACCATTTTGTACGTTGGTTTCCCCGAGCAGAGCGAACGTACTGAGATTTTGAAGGCCACAACCAAG AACGGAAAGCGTCCAGTTCTGGCCGATGATGTAGATCTTGATGAAATTGCTGCCCAAACTGAGGGTTATACTGGCGCTGACCTGGCGGGACTGGTTAAGCAGGCCTCCATGTTCTCCCTGCGCCAATCTCTAAACAATGGCGACACAAACCTTGACGATCTGTGCGTACGCAGCCAGCATTTCAAGGAAGCTTTACAGCAGCTTCGCCCCTCAGTTAACGAACAG GACCGCAAAATATACGATAAACTGCGCCTGAAATACGCTGCACCTAGGGTACCCACCATGGATGATAAGTAA
- the LOC122618497 gene encoding nuclear valosin-containing protein-like isoform X2 gives MKKAKPLLHDHLITIRVKKYLEEHIGETYLDVKQMTRELMQKYPEYSRRKFGPFRQLVHQAFSIISESYNLDKVSSSEEDCVSEEFEAPPTNSVMNNMMNSLYSQPRKPLAPKPISEPIDISSGDDNDDDSNTNTTNGDGAAAASASAAPPAVQANALKRLMEDVPEIAVAPKKIKPNTIHIPQTESVPKLHAGVGHRAKNHLEDAGARSKDHRNAPGLYQQLHQNQNRDRPRKYKKELEVQHTTESFRDIGGMDSTLKELCEMLIHIKSPEFYFQLGLLPSRGLLLHGPPGCGKTFLARAISGQLKMPLLEIPATELIGGISGESEERIREVFEQAIGYSPCVLFIDEIDAIGGNRQWASKDMERRIVSQLISSLDNLKANEFGQSVVVIAATTRPDVLDPGLRRIGRFDHEIAIHIPSRKERREILRIQCEGLSIDPKLNYDKIAELTPGYVGADLMALVSRAASVAVKRRSMKKFRELHAASEKNMTTVTLDDDEPSEEAGEKAEQTTVADSKDKETATDAEAEPKADGDKETSDKEKSEGDSPKTETSEKVTNGKSPKKSQKKSPEKPTDAAMEVDEVATEEPKKAVEQKVDSSSNEEYYEPTLAELTNFLDNPPEEFADPNFCLTLIDFVDAIKVMQPSAKREGFVTVPDTTWDDIGALEKIREELKLAVLAPVKYPEMLERLGLTAPSGVLLCGPPGCGKTLLAKAIANEAGINFISVKGPELMNMYVGESERAVRACFQRARNSAPCVIFFDEFDSLCPKRSDGGDGNNSGTRIVNQLLTEMDGVEERKGVYILAATNRPDIIDPAILRPGRLDTILYVGFPEQSERTEILKATTKNGKRPVLADDVDLDEIAAQTEGYTGADLAGLVKQASMFSLRQSLNNGDTNLDDLCVRSQHFKEALQQLRPSVNEQDRKIYDKLRLKYAAPRVPTMDDK, from the exons ATGAAGAAAGCCAAGCCGCTGCTGCACGACCATCTGATAACGATCCGAGTAAAGAAG TACCTCGAGGAGCACATCGGGGAAACCTACCTGGATGTGAAGCAGATGACCAGGGAGTTGATGCAAAAGTACCCGGAATATTCGCGTCGCAAATTCGGACCCTTCAGACAGCTGGTGCACCAAG CGTTCTCGATCATATCGGAAAGCTACAACTTGGACAAGGTAAGCAGTTCCGAGGAAGATTGCGTTAGCGAGGAATTCGAGGCGCCACCCACCAATAGTGTGATGAACAATATGATGAACAGCCTGTATAGTCAAccaagaaagccgctggcgCCCAAGCCGATCAGCGAGCCGATCGATATATCCAGTGGTGATGACAACGACGATGACTCGAATACAAACACAACCAACGGAGatggtgctgcagctgcatctgcatctgctgctcctccagcagtTCAGGCCAACGCCTTAAAACGCCTGATGGAGGATGTGCCGGAGATCGCAGTGGCTCCAAAGAAAA TTAAACCGAATACTATTCACATCCCCCAGACGGAGTCCGTGCCAAAAC TGCATGCAGGTGTGGGGCATCGGGCTAAGAATCATTTAGAGGACGCCGGTGCGCGTTCCAAAGACCACCGCAATGCACCTGGCTTATATCAGCAGTTgcaccaaaaccaaaatcggGACCGCCCGAGAAAGTACAAAAAGGAGTTGGAGGTGCAGCATACCACGGAAAGTTTCCGGGACATTGGCGGTATGGATAGCACCCTGAAGGAGTTATGCGAGATGCTGATCCACATTAAGTCGCCGGAGTTCTACTTCCAATTGGGACTACTGCCTTCGAGGGGTTTATTGCTGCATGGGCCGCCCGGCTGTGGCAAAACCTTTCTTGCTCGTGCCATTAGCGGG CAACTAAAAATGCCACTGCTGGAAATACCGGCCACGGAGCTAATTGGTGGCATCTCTGGTGAGTCGGAAGAGCGGATTCGCGAGGTCTTTGAACAGGCCATAGGCTACTCCCCTTGTGTGCTTTTCATCGATGAGATCGACGCCATCGGAGGGAATCGTCAGTGGGCGTCCAAGGATATGGAACGTCGCATTGTGTCGCAGCTGATTAGCAGTTTGGACAACCTTAAGGCCAACGAGTTTGGTCAATCAGTTGTCGTCATAGCTGCCACCACGCGTCCCGATGTCCTGGACCCTGGACTACGTCGCATCGGTCGCTTCGATCACGAAATTGCCATACACATCCCGTCGCGTAAGGAGCGGCGTGAAATCTTGCGCATCCAGTGCGAAGGTTTGTCCATCGATCCAAAGCTTAACTATGATAAGATTGCCGAGCTTACACCGGGATATGTCGGTGCTGATCTGATGGCTCTCGTCAGCCGAGCTGCTTCTGTGGCCGTGAAACGTAGGTCGATGAAGAAGTTCCGTGAACTGCACGCTGCCAGTGAGAAGAACATGACAACGGTCACTTTGGATGACGACGAACCCAGCGAGGAGGCAGGTGAAAAGGCTGAACAAACAACTGTTGCTGACTCAAAAGATAAGGAAACTGCAACAGATGCAGAGGCAGAGCCAAAGGCAGATGGTGACAAGGAAACCTCTGATAAGGAGAAATCAGAAGGCGATTCACCCAAAACGGAAACCTCAGAAAAAGTGACCAACGGCAAATCACCTAAGAAATCGCAGAAGAAATCACCGGAGAAGCCAACGGATGCGGCCATGGAAGTAGATGAAGTCGCTACCGAAGAGCCCAAAAAAGCCGTTGAGCAGAAAGTGGACTCCTCCTCCAATGAAGAATACTACGAACCCACGCTGGCCGAGCTGACCAATTTTCTAGACAACCCGCCTGAGGAGTTCGCAGACCCAAACTTCTGCCTGACTCTCATCGATTTCGTAGATGCCATTAAGGTGATGCAGCCTTCCGCCAAGCGCGAGGGCTTTGTTACAGTGCCGGACACCACTTGGGATGACATTGGTGCCCTAGAAAAAATTCGCGAGGAGCTTAAGCTGGCTGTTTTGGCTCCGGTCAAGTATCCGGAGATGCTCGAACGTCTTGGGCTGACTGCTCCGTCAGGCGTTCTGCTGTGTGGTCCACCAGGTTGCGGCAAAACGCTTTTAGCCAAGGCTATTGCCAATGAGGCTGGCATCAATTTTATATCGGTGAAGGGGCCCGAGCTTATGAACATG TATGTTGGCGAAAGCGAACGCGCTGTGCGTGCCTGCTTCCAACGTGCCCGTAACTCTGCACCTTGCGTCATCTTCTTCGACGAGTTCGACTCCTTGTGCCCCAAGCGATCGGATGGTGGCGATGGTAATAATTCGGGAACTCGTATAGTTAATCAACTGCTGACCGAAATGGATGGCGTCGAGGAGCGCAAGGGTGTATACATATTGGCAGCCACCAACAGACCAGATATCATTGATCCGGCCATCCTGCGACCGGGTCGCCTGGACACCATTTTGTACGTTGGTTTCCCCGAGCAGAGCGAACGTACTGAGATTTTGAAGGCCACAACCAAG AACGGAAAGCGTCCAGTTCTGGCCGATGATGTAGATCTTGATGAAATTGCTGCCCAAACTGAGGGTTATACTGGCGCTGACCTGGCGGGACTGGTTAAGCAGGCCTCCATGTTCTCCCTGCGCCAATCTCTAAACAATGGCGACACAAACCTTGACGATCTGTGCGTACGCAGCCAGCATTTCAAGGAAGCTTTACAGCAGCTTCGCCCCTCAGTTAACGAACAG GACCGCAAAATATACGATAAACTGCGCCTGAAATACGCTGCACCTAGGGTACCCACCATGGATGATAAGTAA